From Triticum urartu cultivar G1812 chromosome 2, Tu2.1, whole genome shotgun sequence, a single genomic window includes:
- the LOC125540346 gene encoding peroxidase 12-like: protein MASKAAAALVILALACAAVHSAAAGLSPDFHAVSCPDLEHIVMYHVAEAFRKDVGVAPALIRILFHDCFPQGCDASVLLTGNNSEQGMGPNLTLRPVALNLIESIRAAVHRACGRTVSCADLTVLATRDSLVLAGGPHFDVALGRRDALAPALEDLVSTLPAPSFTVPELLKSFGDRNLDKADLVSLSGAHSFGIAHCSSFSDRFTPVDDTDLVIDPNFAAKLRAKCAKDMPAGTVNQTLDLRTPDVFDNKYYFDLIAKQGLFKSDQGLIVHPNTTRMATRFSLNQGAFFEQFAKSMVKMSNMDLLTGSQGEIRFNCAVPNSRVEGIETASDEGHAAAM, encoded by the exons ATGGCGTCCAAAGCAGCAGCGGCACTTGTCATCCTGGCCTTGGCCTGCGCGGCCGTCCATTCGGCAGCGGCAGGGCTCTCGCCGGACTTCCACGCGGTGTCGTGCCCGGACCTGGAGCACATCGTCATGTACCACGTCGCCGAGGCCTTCAGGAAAGACGTCGGGGTCGCCCCCGCACTCATCCGCATCCTCTTCCACGACTGCTTCCCGCAG GGCTGCGACGCCTCGGTGCTCCTAACCGGGAACAACAGCGAGCAGGGGATGGGGCCCAACCTGACGCTCCGGCCGGTGGCGCTCAACCTCATCGAGAGCATCCGCGCCGCCGTGCACCGCGCCTGTGGCCGGACTGTCTCCTGCGCCGATCTCACCGTCCTTGCTACCCGCGACTCCCTCGTGCTG GCTGGTGGACCCCACTTCGACGTGGCCCTCGGCCGACGTGACGCGCTAGCCCCAGCGTTGGAGGATCTCGTCTCCACCCTACCGGCGCCCTCCTTCACCGTGCCGGAACTCCTCAAGTCTTTCGGCGACCGAAACCTCGACAAGGCGGACCTGGTGTCCCTCTCTGGCGCGCACTCCTTCGGCATCGCCCACTGCTCCTCCTTCTCCGACCGCTTCACGCCGGTCGACGACACCGACCTAGTCATCGACCCCAATTTCGCGGCCAAGTTGAGGGCCAAGTGTGCTAAGGACATGCCTGCGGGCACCGTCAACCAGACCCTCGATTTGCGTACGCCGGACGTGTTCGACAACAAGTACTACTTTGATCTCATTGCCAAGCAGGGTCTGTTCAAGTCGGACCAGGGCCTCATCGTCCACCCCAACACCACGCGCATGGCGACGCGGTTCTCGCTCAACCAGGGGGCATTCTTCGAGCAGTTCGCCAAATCCATGGTGAAGATGAGCAACATGGACTTGCTCACCGGCAGCCAGGGCGAGATCCGGTTCAACTGCGCTGTCCCCAACAGCCGTGTCGAGGGCATCGAGACCGCCAGCGACGAGGGCCATGCCGCCGCCATGTAA
- the LOC125534539 gene encoding peroxidase 12-like isoform X1 — protein sequence MASRAAAAVLVLAALICAAHSSAAAEGLSRSFHAASCPELEDIAGSLVAETFRRDVGVAPALIRILFHDCFPQGCDASVLLTGNNTELNAVPNQTLRPVALDLIERIRAAVHAACGPTVSCADITVLATRDALVNAGGPHFDVAFGRRDALAPASQDLVDTLPAPSFDVPTLISSFGNRSLDVADLVALSGAHTFGVAHCPSFSDRFTPNVDLNPLIDPLFARRLRAKCAKDVPQGTVNQTLDVRTPDEFDNKYYFDLIVRQGLFKSDQGLIDHPETRLLASRFALIQSAFFRQFAKSMVKMSNMDLLTGTQGEIRQNCAVPNRRVEGIETANDEGHTAAM from the exons ATGGCGTCCAGAGCAGCAGCGGCCGTCCTCGTCCTTGCAGCCTTGATCTGCGCCGCACACTCGTCGGCGGCTGCTGAGGGGCTTTCGCGGAGCTTCCACGCGGCGTCGTGCCCGGAACTGGAGGACATCGCGGGATCGCTCGTGGCGGAGACCTTCCGCCGCGACGTCGGCGTCGCCCCGGCCCTCATCCGCATCCTCTTCCACGACTGCTTCCCGCAGGGCTGCGACGCGTCGGTGCTCCTCACGGGGAACAACACCGAGCTGAATGCCGTGCCCAACCAGACGCTCCGCCCCGTGGCTCTGGACCTCATCGAGCGCATCCGCGCCGCTGTCCACGCCGCCTGCGGCCCGACCGTCTCCTGCGCCGACATCACCGTCCTCGCCACCCGTGACGCCCTCGTCAAC GCTGGCGGGCCCCACTTCGACGTCGCCTTCGGCCGCCGCGACGCGCTCGCCCCGGCGTCGCAGGACCTCGTGGACACCCTGCCCGCGCCCTCCTTCGACGTGCCGACGCTCATCTCCTCCTTCGGCAACCGGAGCCTCGACGTGGCGGACCTCGTCGCCCTCTCCGGCGCGCACACCTTCGGCGTCGCTCACTGCCCCTCCTTCTCCGACCGCTTCACTCCCAACGTCGACCTCAACCCGCTCATCGACCCGTTATTCGCACGGAGGCTGCGGGCCAAGTGCGCCAAGGACGTGCCCCAGGGCACCGTCAACCAGACCCTCGACGTGCGCACGCCCGACGAGTTCGACAACAAGTACTACTTCGACCTCATCGTGAGGCAGGGCCTGTTCAAGTCGGACCAGGGCCTCATCGACCACCCCGAGACGAGGCTCTTGGCTTCACGGTTTGCGCTCATCCAATCCGCCTTCTTCCGGCAGTTCGCCAAGTCCATGGTGAAGATGAGCAACATGGACTTGCTCACTGGCACCCAGGGTGAGATCCGGCAGAACTGCGCCGTCCCCAATAGGCGCGTCGAGGGCATCGAGACCGCCAACGACGAGGGCCACACGGCCGCCATGTGA
- the LOC125534536 gene encoding cationic peroxidase SPC4-like, whose product MASSRTAAMLVLVAAVLCPAALSKPSAAFISMPTDHVGGRIPPVSPADGLAFDFHADSCPQLQDVVRSAVETALQSEIALAAGLLRIFFHDCFPQGCDASVLLTGDGSELQLPPNLTLQPRALQLIESIRAQVHAACGPVVSCADITALATRDAVAFSGGQGYDVPLGRLDSLAPAPSSAVFDLPQASSNASTLIDVFETRNLDNVDLVALSGGHTIGKGHCSSFSNRFSEDSDFVRSLASNCSSDFNRLQDLDVTTPDVFDIKYFTNLQQGKGVFTSDQKLTADWRTEWVVNGFAGNHWWFFGQFAASMTKLGNLQGPQGNVGEIRRNSCFVRNGQSILTTTSDEGLAASA is encoded by the exons ATGGCGTCGAGCAGGACAGCAGCGATGCTGGTCCTCGTGGCCGCGGTGCTGTGCCCTGCAGCCTTGTCCAAGCCGTCGGCGGCGTTCATCTCTATGCCCACCGACCACGTCGGTGGCCGTATTCCTCCCGTCTCCCCCGCCGATGGACTCGCCTTCGACTTCCATGCCGACTCCTGCCCGCAGTTGCAGGACGTGGTGCGCTCCGCCGTGGAGACCGCGCTCCAGAGCGAGATCGCCCTCGCCGCCGGCCTCCTTCGCATCTTCTTCCACGACTGCTTCCCTCAG GGCTGTGACGCGTCGGTCCTTCTGACGGGAGACGGCAGCGAGCTCCAGTTGCCGCCGAATCTGACGCTCCAACCGCGGGCGCTGCAGCTCATTGAGTCCATCCGTGCCCAGGTGCACGCCGCCTGCGGACCCGTCGTCTCCTGCGCCGACATCACGGCCCTCGCCACCCGCGATGCCGTTGCCTTCTCCGGGGGTCAGGGCTACGACGTGCCGCTCGGCAGGCTCGACAGCCTCGCGCCGGCGCCGAGCTCGGCCGTCTTCGATCTCCCCCAGGCCAGCTCCAACGCCTCCACGCTCATCGACGTCTTCGAGACCCGCAACCTCGACAATGTCGACCTCGTCGCGCTCTCAGGTGGCCACACCATCGGGAAGGGCCACTGCAGCTCCTTCTCCAACCGCTTCTCCGAGGACTCCGACTTCGTCCGAAGCCTCGCCTCCAACTGCTCCAGCGACTTCAACCGGCTGCAGGACCTCGACGTCACCACCCCGGACGTGTTCGACATCAAGTACTTCACCAACCTGCAACAGGGCAAGGGGGTCTTCACCTCCGACCAGAAGCTCACCGCGGACTGGCGCACCGAATGGGTTGTCAACGGCTTCGCCGGGAACCATTGGTGGTTCTTCGGCCAGTTTGCTGCTTCCATGACCAAGCTCGGGAATCTCCAGGGGCCCCAAGGAAACGTCGGCGAGATCCGTCGCAACAGCTGCTTCGTGCGCAATGGACAGAGCATCCTCACCACCACCAGCGACGAGGGGCTCGCCGCCTCTGCTTGA
- the LOC125534539 gene encoding peroxidase 12-like isoform X2 produces MASRAAAAVLVLAALICAAHSSAAAEGLSRSFHAASCPELEDIAGSLVAETFRRDVGVAPALIRILFHDCFPQGCDASVLLTGNNTELNAVPNQTLRPVALDLIERIRAAVHAACGPTVSCADITVLATRDALVQAGGPHFDVAFGRRDALAPASQDLVDTLPAPSFDVPTLISSFGNRSLDVADLVALSGAHTFGVAHCPSFSDRFTPNVDLNPLIDPLFARRLRAKCAKDVPQGTVNQTLDVRTPDEFDNKYYFDLIVRQGLFKSDQGLIDHPETRLLASRFALIQSAFFRQFAKSMVKMSNMDLLTGTQGEIRQNCAVPNRRVEGIETANDEGHTAAM; encoded by the exons ATGGCGTCCAGAGCAGCAGCGGCCGTCCTCGTCCTTGCAGCCTTGATCTGCGCCGCACACTCGTCGGCGGCTGCTGAGGGGCTTTCGCGGAGCTTCCACGCGGCGTCGTGCCCGGAACTGGAGGACATCGCGGGATCGCTCGTGGCGGAGACCTTCCGCCGCGACGTCGGCGTCGCCCCGGCCCTCATCCGCATCCTCTTCCACGACTGCTTCCCGCAGGGCTGCGACGCGTCGGTGCTCCTCACGGGGAACAACACCGAGCTGAATGCCGTGCCCAACCAGACGCTCCGCCCCGTGGCTCTGGACCTCATCGAGCGCATCCGCGCCGCTGTCCACGCCGCCTGCGGCCCGACCGTCTCCTGCGCCGACATCACCGTCCTCGCCACCCGTGACGCCCTCGT GCAGGCTGGCGGGCCCCACTTCGACGTCGCCTTCGGCCGCCGCGACGCGCTCGCCCCGGCGTCGCAGGACCTCGTGGACACCCTGCCCGCGCCCTCCTTCGACGTGCCGACGCTCATCTCCTCCTTCGGCAACCGGAGCCTCGACGTGGCGGACCTCGTCGCCCTCTCCGGCGCGCACACCTTCGGCGTCGCTCACTGCCCCTCCTTCTCCGACCGCTTCACTCCCAACGTCGACCTCAACCCGCTCATCGACCCGTTATTCGCACGGAGGCTGCGGGCCAAGTGCGCCAAGGACGTGCCCCAGGGCACCGTCAACCAGACCCTCGACGTGCGCACGCCCGACGAGTTCGACAACAAGTACTACTTCGACCTCATCGTGAGGCAGGGCCTGTTCAAGTCGGACCAGGGCCTCATCGACCACCCCGAGACGAGGCTCTTGGCTTCACGGTTTGCGCTCATCCAATCCGCCTTCTTCCGGCAGTTCGCCAAGTCCATGGTGAAGATGAGCAACATGGACTTGCTCACTGGCACCCAGGGTGAGATCCGGCAGAACTGCGCCGTCCCCAATAGGCGCGTCGAGGGCATCGAGACCGCCAACGACGAGGGCCACACGGCCGCCATGTGA